In Humulus lupulus chromosome 7, drHumLupu1.1, whole genome shotgun sequence, the following are encoded in one genomic region:
- the LOC133788434 gene encoding pre-mRNA-splicing factor 38 yields the protein MANRTDPAAKSIRGTNPQNLVEKIVRSKIYQNTYWKEQCFGLTAETLVDKAMELDHIGGTFGGNRKPTPFMCLIMKMLQIQPEKEIVIEFIKNDDYKYVRVLGAFYLRLTGTDTDVYQYLEPLYNDYRKVRQKLPDGRFSLTHVDEVIDELLTKDYSCDIAMPRIKKRWTLESLGSLEPRKSALEEDFEEEEDKEDNEQLDNDDEEVEDEGHEKDYYRGRSPVRDRDRDRRHDSHRYRDRDYDRDYDRARGRGRDRDRDRDRDRDRDRERYHLRDEKDYGRDRDRERDWEGRERERRDRDRGRRRSHSRSRSRSRDWKDRTRKRHARSSTSPRRRDGAEGNGTVEEPKKKKEKKDKKLKDDGTDHPDPEIAEANRLRASLGLKPLK from the exons atGGCGAACCGTACGGACCCAGCTGCGAAGAGCATACGAGGGACGAACCCTCAGAATCTGGTGGAGAAGATTGTGCGGTCAAAGATCTACCAGAACACTTACTGGAAAGAGCAGTGCTTTGGCTTGACAGCCGAGACCTTGGTTGATAAGGCTATGGAGCTCGACCACATCGGAGGCACTTTCGGCGGAAATCGCAAGCCAACTCCTTTCATGTGCCTCATCATGAAGATGCTTCAGATCCAACCCGAGAAGGAGATTGTCATCGAGTTCATCAAGAACGATGATTACAA ATATGTCCGAGTTCTTGGTGCTTTTTATTTGCGTCTTACCGGGACTGATACGGATGTGTACCAATATCTTGAGCCTCTTTACAATGATTATAGAAAAGTCAGGCAAAAATTACCTGATGGAA ggTTTTCATTGACACATGTGGATGAGGTTATTGACGAACTTCTAACAAAGGATTATTCTTGTGACATTGCCATGCCCCGTATTAAGAAAAG ATGGACTCTTGAGTCACTTGGTTCACTAGAACCTAGAAAAAGTGCTTTGGAGgaagattttgaagaggaggaagacAAAGAGGACAATGAACAACTCGATAATGATGATGAAGAAGTGGAGGATGAGGGACATGAAAAG GATTATTATCGTGGCCGAAGTCCTGTAAGGGACAGAGACAGGGATAGAAGGCATGATAGTCATAGATACAG GGATCGAGATTATGATAGAGACTACGATAGAGCGCGTGGACGTGGGAGAGACAGAGATAGAGATAGGGATCGAGACAGGGATCGAGACCGAGAACGTTATCATCTTAGAGATGAAAAGGATTATGGTCGTGATAGAGATCGAGAGAGGGATTGGGAAGGTAGAGAGCGGGAAAGGCGAGACAGGGACCGTGGTCGTCGTCGGAGTCATTCAAGGAGCCGAAGTAGGAGTAGGGATTGGAAGGATCGTACTCGCAAGAGACATGCCCGCAGTAGCACGAGTCCTAGAAGACGGGATGGAGCTGAGGGTAATGGCACTGTGGAAGAgccaaagaagaagaaagagaagaaggacaagaAGTTGAAGGATGATGGGACAGACCATCCAGATCCAGAGATTGCAGAAGCCAACAGACTCAGAGCATCACTGGGTTTGAAGCCATTGAAGTAA